Genomic DNA from Clostridium sp. BJN0013:
TAGCAAAATTTGTATTGAAATAAATAAAGATAAAACATTATATTTTAAAGTAAAAGAACATCCTCCCATTAAAGTATCTAAATTTATAGGAGAACCTAAATATGGCGATATAGTAGGAACTACTGATAAATTTATGGGGTACAAGTACGATCATCTGGGAATATATATAGGCAATAACAAAGTTATTCACTATTGCAGCAGTACAGGTAATGCCATAGACGCTAAAATACAAGAAACAAACATGGAGCCCTATTTTAGAAAGGGAAATTACTTTATTTTAAATATAGAAAACACTGTGCCATTTAACTCTCGAGAAACTGTAAGAAGGGCAAAGACAAGATTGGGAGAAAAAAATTATAATTTACTACAAAATAATTGTGAGCATTTTGTTATATGGTGTAAAACAAATAATTCAGAATGCTTCCAGCTAGAAAATTTATCTGAAAAAGAAATGGTTCAAATAAAAATATTTACATCACTAGGTATAAATTTACAATAAAAGGTTGAGAGTTATGGAAAAATATTTTCCACAACTCTTAGTTAAATCACCGCTTTAAACTTAATACACCTTTTATTGAA
This window encodes:
- a CDS encoding lecithin retinol acyltransferase family protein, producing MNKHFFIKLIGLLAVVISLLLIFIYRNYILKNEITYIYKYSQIQIPLNNKTKLNNNDTKNISIKDETNNSIYAYVFLSVDGKTLIINPPIDGFHENSKICIEINKDKTLYFKVKEHPPIKVSKFIGEPKYGDIVGTTDKFMGYKYDHLGIYIGNNKVIHYCSSTGNAIDAKIQETNMEPYFRKGNYFILNIENTVPFNSRETVRRAKTRLGEKNYNLLQNNCEHFVIWCKTNNSECFQLENLSEKEMVQIKIFTSLGINLQ